Proteins encoded in a region of the Kwoniella botswanensis chromosome 2, complete sequence genome:
- a CDS encoding allantoinase produces the protein MTKQILLAPLAILPGKDQPQPTTIEIDLDSGVITSIKEGLVRPTEEVGDVMVIEIEEGKVVLPGLVDTHVHLNQPGRTEWEGFQTGTLAAISGGVTTVIDMPLNSIPPTTTMEGLKVKRAEAEKVGVNCDIGFWGGIIPGNADQLVGMLDQGVKGFKCFLIESGVEEFPCVDEKDLLKACEALKDTNALILFHAELDSTAHTHASPPSPDPKEYSTFLASRPESWEVDALSLILKLARRYSSLRFHIVHLSAASALPSIRQARSEGVKNLTVETCFHYLCLTAEEIPDNATQFKCCPPIRNSSNRLELRQALIDGEIDYVVSDHSPCVPELKKGDFLEAWGGISGLGLGLSLLWTEFQQDEKVDLGRVVDWMGSAQAKQVQLEDKGGLKVGNKADWVLFDPKKQWEVTTQSLLFKNKVSPYIGKTLRGLVEKTYLGGKLVWDHSKGVDGVAYSQGNLL, from the exons ATGACAAAACAGATACTACTCGCTCCGCTCGCCATCTTACCTGGCAAGGACCAACCACAACCAACAACTATAgaaattgatcttgattcaGGTGTgatcacatccatcaaagaGGGACTAGTGCGACCCACcgaagaagttggagatgtgatggtgattgagattgaagaaggcAAGGTGGTCTTACCTGGATTAGTAGA CACGCATGTTCATCTCAACCAACCCGGTCGAACCGAATGGGAAGGTTTCCAGACCGGTACATTAGCAGCGATCTCAGGAGGGGTGACTACGGTCATTGACATGCCTCTCAACTCGATCCCACCTACCACCACGATGGAGGGActgaaagtgaaaagagcCGAAGCGGAAAAAGTAGGCGTAAATTGCGATATAGGGTTCTGGGGTGGGATCATACCTGGCAATGCGGATCAACTTGTTGGAATGCTAGATCAGGGGGTTAAAGGGTTTAAATGTTTCTTGATTGAATCGGGtgttgag GAATTCCCTTGTGTAGATGAAAAGGATTTGTTAAAAGCATGTGAGGctctgaag GACACAAACGCgttgatcctcttccatgCCGAGCTTGACTCCACTGCGCATACTCATGCCTCTCCACCGTCACCTGACCCTAAAGAATATTCCACTTTTCTCGCATCCCGACCTGAATCTTGGGAAGTAGACGCCTTATCCTTGATCCTCAAGCTAGCCAGACGTTATTCCTCTTTACGATTCCACATCGTCCATCTATCAGCCGCTTCTGCCCTTCCCTCAATTCGCCAAGCTCGCTCGGAAGGAGTGAAGAACCTAACGGTCGAAACATGTTTTCATTATTTGTGTCTGACCGCCGAGGAAATACCAGATAATGCAACTCAATTCAAGTGTTGTCCACCGATTCGAAATTCCTCTAACAGACTGGAACTAAGACAGGCTCTGATAGATGGTGAGATAGATTATGTGGTTTCGGACCATTCGCCCTGTGTTCCCGAATTGAAGAAAGGCGATTTCCTAGAAGCTTGGGGTGGTATATCGGGATTGGGCTTAGGGTTGAGTTTACTCTGGACCGAATTTCaacaagatgagaaagtggaTCTGGGTAGGGTGGTAGATTGGATGGGCTCCGCACAAGCTAAACAAGTGCAATTAGAAGATAAGGGCGGGTTGAAAGTTGGGAATAAGGCGGATTGGGTATTATTCGATCCAAAGAAACAGTGGGAGGTGACTACT CAATCCCTCTTATTCAAAAATAAAGTGTCGCCATATATAGGTAAGACCCTCAGAGGTTTGGTGGAAAAGACGTATCTTGGTGGTAAATTAGTTTGGGATCATTCAAAGGGTGTAGATGGAGTAGCATACTCTCAAGGCAACTTATTATGA
- a CDS encoding NAD(P)H-hydrate epimerase produces MSIRYISQKLAQQIDEELMSASGAFSLDQLMELAGLSCAQALSKSYSVESHKRVMVACGPGNQGGDGLVAARHLHHFKYKPTIYLPKPGSKDIYKRLLKQCENLNIPVLKDVEEFKDGLKESDVILDAIFGFSFSPPLREPFDQVLNAITSTTIPIVSVDIPSGWSVTDGPQPLYTEKDSTQTIKTFEPEVLVSLTAPKEGVRNFKGRHWLGGRFVPDDLANKFELNIPEYPSVDQVVELPSARQPSKQ; encoded by the exons ATGTCAATCAGATATATCAGTCAGAAGCTTGCTCAGCAG ATCGACGAAGAGTTGATGTCCGCCTCAGGAGCATTCTCACTCGATCAG TTGATGGAGCTAGCCGGTCTATCATGCGCTCAAGCCTTGTCCAAGAGTTATTCCGTGGAATCACATAAGAGGGTGATGGTAGCTTGTGGACCAGgtaatcag GGAGGAGACGGTCTAGTAGCTGCTCGTCATCTACATCATTTCAAATACAAACCTACCATCTATCTTCCCAAACCCGGCTCGAAAGATATATACAAGAGGCTGTTGAAGCAATGTGAGAATCTGAATATACCCGTATTGAAGGATGTAGAGGAATTTAAGGATGGGTTGAAGGAAAGTGATGTTATATTGGATGCTATCTTTG GcttctcattctcacctcCATTGAGAGAACCATTCGACCAAGTTCTCAACGCCATCACATCCACCACTATCCCCATCGTCTCAGTGGACATACCATCCGGATGGTCAGTGACAGACGGTCCCCAACCCTTATACACCGAGAAAGACAGTACTCAGACAATCAAGACTTTCGAGCCGGAGGTGTTGGTCAGTCTGACAGCTCCTAAAGAGGGTGTGAGGAATTTCAAGGGGAGACATTGGTTGGGTGGTAGATTTGTTCCTGA TGACCTAGCAAACAAATTCGAATTGAATATCCCTGAATATCCCAGCGTGGATCAGGTTGTAGAACTTCCCAGTGCTAGGCAGCCTTCAAAACAGTAG